The DNA region ATGGGAAATCCATAAGTGTCGTGCAAAGCAAAAGCTTCTGCGCCAGAAAGCGGCTGGTTTTTTGCTTTCGACTCCGTTACGGCCTCGTCCAGACGCGCCGTGCCGGACGCAATGGTGCGCAAGAATGACTTCTCTTCGGCATACGCGATGCGACTGATGCGCTCGAAGTCTTCTTCAACCGCAGGATAAAAGCCCTTCATCGCCTCACGAGAGACGGGCAAGAGCGCTGGCAGACACGGCTTCTCAACGCCCATTAGCCGCATTGCCCGAACGGCACGTCGAATCAGTCGCCGAAGGACATATCCGCGACCTTCATTTGATGGCGCGACGCCATCAGCGATCAGCATCAAGGCTGAACGGATATGGTCGGCAACCACGCGCAACCGAACGTCGTCGGCATGATGTGGGTCCGCTGGATCAACCGTTGAAGTGTAGTCTTTCCCGGCGAGTTCCGCTGCGGCGTCGAGAACTGGACGAACCTGATCCGTTTCGTAGAGATTCTCTACGCCCTGCAGGATCATCGCTAGGCGCTCCAGGCCCAAGCCGGTATCAATATTTCGGTTTGGCAAATCACCGGCAATGTCAAAATCAGTTTTGCTGCGTACGGCAGAGAGCTGGTACTGCATGAAGACAAGATTCCAGATTTCGATGTACCGAGTCTCATCGACAATCGGGCCACCTTCTTGGCCATACTTGGCGCCCAGGTCGTAATAGATCTCTGAACAGGGCCCACCCGGCCCAGGCTGCCCGGTGCTCCAAAAGTTGTCAGCCTTACCAGTGCCCTGAATACGTTCTTCAGGGATGCCGATCTTGTCGCGCCAAATTGCGCGAGCTTCCTCATCTTTTTCTGTACCATCCACATAGACAGTGGCCCATAGACGGGATGGATCCAGGCCGTATCCACCGTCAGCAATCGAGCTCGTTAAAAGCTCCCAGGCGAAGGTGATCGCGCCTTCTTTGAAGTAGTCGCCGAAGGAGAAATTGCCACACATTTGGAAAAAGGTGCCGTGCCGGACGGTCTTGCCGACCTCATCGATATCAGCGGTTCGAATGCACTTTTGCACGCTAGTCGCACGGTCGTAGGGTGCCTTTTCCCGGCCGCTGAGGTACGGAACGAAGGGCACCATTCCGGCAATGTTGAAAAGGATCGACGGATCCGCTGAAATTAGGGACGCCGAGGGCACAACGGTATGTCCTTTGGCGGCGAAGAAGTCGAGCCAGCGCTGGGCGATGTCCTGCGTTTTCATATTGTGCTTAAATGCCCTTCTAGATTTCTTAGTTTTTCTCGTCCAAGCCCAATGCGGTGCGAAGTTCGCCCTCACGCTGGACCATGCCAAATCTGACCGTGTCTGCAAAATCATGCACGCTATCGCTCAACCGGCCTACCGCCCGATTCAAGCCTGCTGGCCCAATCGATTGTTGCGCTTGGCTTAGCTTCCGTACCGCAATGACACCAATAGTGACGCCAAGGCCAAGCCAGAAGATTTTTTTGATCATGGTTCCCGCTTCCTTGCCGAACGCCGCCCTAGCGGCGTCAGATCCGTCGGTTCAACGACTACGTTTGCCGTGGCTAGCGCCTCGAGTGCTGGAACTTTTACGCTCCGCGAACGCTTGCCTCACACCATAGGAAAAGGCTGCAACTTTGATCAGCGGCGAACCCACGGTAGCGGCGATTAGCGACGACAAAGCCGAGATGTTGGCTGTCGCATCGGAGACGTTTGAGGTCATTCCATCGACCTTTTTTAACTGCTCGTTCGTGGTGCTCACGGTAGCCGTGACCTCATCGATCAACGGCGTCGTACCTTCGCTGATCGATCGAATCGTGCCGGATAACTCGTCAAATACCTTGCCGAGCTTAAACACCGGAACAGCGATGATCGCTACCAGAATTGCGAACACTCCCGCCGCAATGAGTCCGGCGATGTCGCCACCTGACATGGTGCCTCCTCGAATTGTTGTACAAGTTTCCTGAGAAGTACCTTACCGACATATACCGGGCAAAGGTGAACCGGAGCTCACCCTGATCCACGCTGGAGTCGGGGTTATTGGACGGAGCCGCTGAAATTTTGGCGGCTCCGTCCAATAACCCCGACTCCAGCTGTTCAGCAACAAGAAACACAGAAGCCCGCGACAACTGTCGCGGGCTTCTGTGTTGAAACTGAAAGTATTACTTAGCGTGCGTAGAATTCCACCACGAGCTGCTCTTCGCAGGTCACGGGAACTTCAGTACGCTTCGGACGGCGAACCAAGCGAGCCTGGAGGCCTTCCAACTTCACGTCCAGGTAACCCGGAACAGCAGGCAGCACGTCCCGGTGCGCGCCAGCAGCGGCAACCTGAAGCGGAGCCATAACTTCGCTGCGCGGGTGCACGTGGATGAGCTGGCCCTCGCCAACTCGGAATGACGGACGATCGACGCGGGCGCCATCAACCATGATGTGACGGTGCACAACAAGCTGGCGAGCCTGGGCGATGGTACGAGCGAAGCCCGCACGCAAAACCAAAGCGTCCAAACGCATTTCCAACAGCTCAACCAAGTTCTCACCGGTCAGGCCCTTGGTGCGACGAGCTTCTTCGAAGACGCGAGTCATCTGAGCTTCGCGGATGCCATACTGAGCGCGCAAACGCTGCTTTTCGCGCAGACGAACGGCGTAGTCGGAGTCCTGCTTCTTACGGGCACGACCATGCTCGCCCGGGCCGTACGGACGGCGCTCGAGGTACTTGGCGGCCTTAGGAGTCAAAGCAATGCCGAGGGCGCGCGAGATGCGAACCGTCCGGCGGGCACGTGTGTTGTTAGCCACGGTGTCCTTCCAATTTTCAGCAGCAGAATAAGTTCTGGCCTCCATCGCGGAGAGTTTGGGCTGCTACGACCCACTGCTACAGCCACCGGGCATACTCGCATCGCCAAAATGATTTGGGAAATATTGCGAGGCTGGAGCCGGGGCTTGCCAGTTGCGCAACCGTCAGCAAACGAATCTGCAAACAGCGCAGCAACCATCTTAGCATTCGGCAGTAGCTAGCGAATAACTGGCGCTTTGGTTAACCGGACCCCGAATATTCGCGCCGCGAAATAACCTTCGAATAAGCAAAACATTAAAGATCTTGCCGTCCAGCGTATAAAACTCATAAATCTGCTTCCACGGAGCTCGAACCGGGTCCCTAATGAAGATATGACCCTTCAAATACCGGCCGGCATCTATCAATCCGCAGATCGGTCAGGTGAGCTGGAGACAGAATTAACCGCCAAGTGACTTCCTTGACTATGTCTCCTTGAGCGATGCCGGTTAGTTTACCTACCACGCTAATACTGAAACGCTATTGGCTTATTATGAATATCCTGCTGAGGCTGTCATCATCGTTGATCGCGGTGGTATGGCCCATAGCTTGGCCCTGGA from Renibacterium salmoninarum ATCC 33209 includes:
- a CDS encoding DUF948 domain-containing protein, giving the protein MSGGDIAGLIAAGVFAILVAIIAVPVFKLGKVFDELSGTIRSISEGTTPLIDEVTATVSTTNEQLKKVDGMTSNVSDATANISALSSLIAATVGSPLIKVAAFSYGVRQAFAERKSSSTRGASHGKRSR
- the rpsD gene encoding 30S ribosomal protein S4, which codes for MANNTRARRTVRISRALGIALTPKAAKYLERRPYGPGEHGRARKKQDSDYAVRLREKQRLRAQYGIREAQMTRVFEEARRTKGLTGENLVELLEMRLDALVLRAGFARTIAQARQLVVHRHIMVDGARVDRPSFRVGEGQLIHVHPRSEVMAPLQVAAAGAHRDVLPAVPGYLDVKLEGLQARLVRRPKRTEVPVTCEEQLVVEFYAR